tttaGAAACTTAATCAAACAGTCGAGACATACCTCCCGCTAAAGAACACTATTGACAATGGGGTCCGGGAGTGGAATCGAAAATTTTGCTGTGATTTTTGTATAGTTTAAAACAAGTGAATGTTTTAAAGTTCAAGAGAAtcgttatatttttttttccatatttacACCTTTCTTTTAACTAGGTTCTTAACTACTTTATATTTTCTACGAGAATAGTTTAGGAATAATCAAAAAGGTAATTGTGGAAGCAACCTTTAATTTTTGTCCTTAAATATTTCTCTTAAAAGATATGTCATATCTAGGGGTGCACGAAATCGAACTagaaatcaaaccaaaccgcaaatcggaaaaaaaaatgattagtGCCTTGGTTTTACTTGCTTTGGTATTTAAAGAGAAAATTCGATTATATACTCTCCTAATCATACCAATAATTCATTTAATATGAATTAAAGAGTATTAAAGTTTCCCACTAGGAATATACTTTTTCTTTAattgtttttattaaaatatcatcaacccCCCCCCATCTTTCCAAACTTTTGGGgataatttaaagaaaaagtgTAATTTTTGAACGGCACGAAAAAGACACCTACATTTGGCCTTAAATGTTTGTGCAAAAAGAGAAATGTCTTTATTCATAGTGACTTGGCAAAATGAGTATCTTTCATTCTTGTCTTTGGGAAAATTAAGCATACCACGATCTTATTCAATCACAAAAATTAGTGTAGAATATAAAAATCATCTAAGATTGTATAAAAAGATCAAAGTATCTATATCAATTCGATGTGGGATATTTGACAGTACTCACGTACACTCaaaattgaacatttagaaCATGAAAGAACGAGATAGTAAAATGAGAGCTAACATCAATCGGGGTAAATCATTATTAGCTCTGATATGACAATGAAGAAATGAACtgaactcaactcaactctatTCCGAAAGCCAATTCAAAAGATGAGAATTAATCAAATTCGCAAGAAGGGATTGAAGATGAGGGTAAGAGTTGTTATATACTCTGTGAACaaaattactttattttttgtaacattactacaaaaaaaatgttcaaaagactttattataatattatttttttacgtTGATAGTTAACGTACTATAGTTATATTCTGCATTATGCATGCAATGCTCGTCACCTCGTACATACGTGTACTTAACAAAGCAACCTAAAATACTAGTAGTAGATCAAACAATTAATGAATTTAGGCAAATATTGTGTGCATTATTTATTTATGGACAAAAGGAAAACTTGTAAAAGTTAAAAAAAGCAAATATAGGTACAACGTTATAGCCTTGTTGTCCACACGTTAAAGTCAGTATTCCAACACCACACAACTTACCTACTTAACAATCAAAGCAGTACATTCCCATAATTAGAACCAAACCAAAGaatgttcaaaatttatatcacATTAGATGTTTGCCTATGTTGTGTACATTCTAACTACCTTTCCTTTTACCAAACATGCATTCGGAACTTATTGGCccgattaatttaaattcaaacGGTCGAAAATTTATTATGAGATGTTTTAATGCTTCAattcttattaaaaaaataatcattttcatgagttgaattCGAAACCTTTGTCTGAAAATAAAGGAATCTTTACTGTTTTCGTTGTATCCGGCTATTGATCAAATTTCACTCCATTCATGCATCTAGCATTTCTCTTGGTCCCTCATATATTAGGTAAATTCTAAGTTAAATTATATATGACTAAGCATATTTAACattcaatttattaaaatgtgCAATTGTGATCCCTTTGCTTGTGAATATATTCTCAAATTTTGTAATTACTCATGTATTATAAAAATGTGTGTTGTTATTGATCATATTTGAGGGTAATTAATGTAGTtctaaaaagtaaaaattagtCTGAATATAACATTTTTCGACATAAAgaattaaaaatacatattttattaagttGAAGTTTAAATATGTTGAGTCAAAATTAAAATCTGTCAATAATTAAGGAATTAAAAGTGCTATTATCCCCTTAAAACAAATAATTATCCGGTGTTTGAAACTCTTCGATCACTTTCAAAACTTTCAGGACTTAAATCCGAGATCTCTGATTCTATCATAGTGATCAAAACATTAATTCATTTCATTCATGCATCTAACACTACTGCTAACAATGTCCCTTTTTGTGGCCACCTCTTAAGACTAAAAAAGTGAAAACACATAATATGTTTGACACTCGACTGCATTGATTCTTTTTGACAGTTTGTGTCGTTCAGTCATTGTGAACTTACTGTCCTAAAAAATCGACTTGTTGGAAATACGAAAAATCAAAACATCTAATTAACTTTTAGTGTAAATATAAATAATGACTACTTAATTTGGTAAGGACAAACTTACATgttcaaaatttctttaaaatgtgCTGTAAAATGTTAAATTCCACAATTTAAATTCATAACACATACGTTAAAATGCCATAATTCACAACTAGTTTCTAATGAATTAGCGGCGAATACAATTTCTCgggtaaataagaaaaatttcaTGTTGCTAATCCCATTTAGATATGGATTATCGAtgaattataagaaaattcaattagCTAGGAGATTTTTAGCGATGGATTAACCAGAAATTACCGACAAATTATGTAGCGCTAATTCTATGTTTTCTATTAGtgatatatatttgatttttcaAAGAGTATTAGGGTTTGAAGTTGAGCTATAGACGCAACATGAGCGGTTCTCCAAAGTTCTTTTGTCAGAAAATTATATTGcatataacaataacatatctcGTGTAATTCTAAAAGTGAGGTCTAAAAAGGCTAGAATATACGGAAATCCCTACTCCTACCTTGTAGAGGTAgctaaaaaaaatgttttcatTAGACTTCCGACTAATGAAGGTAGAGAGATTGATTTTCGCGTCTAATTTTAACCTAAAGTGCTCTTGATATAGTTTTACGTGTCAAACTCTTATCCAAGGGCCAAAGCTAATCAAAGCTGATGTTATAATATAACAGAAATCTTATGTAAGATTTCATCAACACCGtcatttagttttaaaaaattttttGACTAAAATCTACGACCGTTGATTTTGAGAAAGTAGGTAGCAgttcaattaatatttattatagtgTAGAAGGTTTGCTAAGAGGcttagaataagttagaaaggaaaaccaaaaaaaaataaaaaatatcacgtGCCATTAGTTGTTGACGCACATGATCTCTATCTACCATTCTTTCTTTTTGGACTtcacatataaatatatcacaCTAGTTTATAGTTTATACAACCCCCATGCAAAAAAACATAACACATTTATCACTCCACGTACTAGTACTACCTTAAAAAAACGTAGCATATTATCCACCATTTTTTCCGGCGAAAATGGTCACCGTGGAGGAGTATCGTAAGGCGCAACGTGCTGAGGGTCCAGCCACGGTCATGGCCATTGGAACATCTACGCCTTCCAACTGTGTTGATCAGAGTACTTATCCTGATTATTATTTTCGTATCACTAATAGTGAACACAAGATTGAGCTCAAGGAGAAATTTAAGCGCATGTGTAAGATAAATTAAACCCCTTgtcttattgtttttattaagtTTTCTAACAcgtattttttttgaagaacttaTGCTCGAATTAGTACAAGAAGTTAGTTCCATACCTATTGATCTGAAATAGGATGGCCTATGAATAGTAATGTATATTGGAGTTGTAGATTAATGGTTGAAACTCTATTAATCCaattgaattttgataattAGAAGTGACTTTACCTTATGTTAAGCTAATAATTAACGAAGATTAATTTGTTTCTCTCTTTTTCATcgtataataatgataatcagtAGGTTAATTCCTTAAATAGCATCACATGTGAGATGCTTTTTGTGATATTGACTATATCCTATGTTACTTTTTCCTTAATAAGTTGAATACAACAAATGTTAAAGTTGCTTAAATTTACAATTTTTCTAATAATAACTGTCCAAATGATATCTTgacatgattatttttttgggtaTATATGCAGGTGATAAATCAATGATTAAGAAGAGGTACATGCATTTAACAGAGGAAATTTTGAAAGAGAACCCTAATATGTGTGCATACATGGCACCTTCCCTTGACGCCAGACAAGACATAGTTGTTGTTGAAGTGCCTAAACTTGGCAAAGAGGCAGCCCAAAAGGCCATTAAAGAATGGGGCCAGCCCAAGTCTAAAATTACCCATTTGATCTTTTGTACAACTAGTGGTGTGGACATGCCCGGTTGCGACTACCAACTTGCTAAGCTCCTCGGTCTTCGGCCATCGGTTAAGCGATTCATGATGTACCAACAAGGTTGCTTTGCCGGTGGAACAGTACTCCGGCTAGCCAAGGACTTGGCTGAGAACAACAAGGGCGCTAGAGTCCTTGTTGTTTGCTCTGAGATTACTGCAGTCACATTCCGTGGGCCCAGTGAATCtcacttggatagcttagttgGCCAAGCCCTTTTTGGTGATGGTGCAGCCGCCATCATTATGGGTTCAGACCCAATTTCAGGGGTTGAGATGCCTTTATTCGAACTTGTCTCAGCAGCCCAAACTCTACTCCCCGATAGCGAAGGTGCTATAGATGGACATCTCCGTGAGGTTGGGCTTACATTCCACTTACTCAAGGATGTTCCTGGGCTGATCTCGAAAAACATCGAGAAGAGCCTTCTGGAAGCATTCCAACCTCTGGGTATATCTGATTGGAACTCTCTATTTTGGATCGCTCACCCTGGCGGGCCTGCAATTTTGGACCAAGTTGAATTAAAGTTGGGCCTAAAGCCTGAGAAACTTAGGGCTACAAGGGAAGTATTGAGTAACTATGGCAATATGTCAAGTGCTTGTGTGTTGTTTATTTTGGATGAAATGAGAAAGGCATCTACAAAACAAGGCTTAGGAACTACTGGTGAAGGGCTTGAATGGGGTGTCCTTTTTGGATTTGGGCCTGGGCTTACAGTTGAGACTGTTGTCCTCCACAGTGTTGCTACTTAGTGGGCTGGGCTTATACTGTGGGAAAGACAATTTAATTTCTTAGggcttgaatttgaatttaatttgtATGCTATGAAGGTATTTGctctattttgttattttattttatatttgtaatGAAAACTATGTAATTCTGTTGCATAATTTATTATCACTTTAATTTCAGCTTCTTCACAATCGTAACTGATAAAAATGATTCTGCTACTTCTCAAAAATACTTATTCTCCAAACTAagcatttttctatttttttctaattcaattgagttttaattttctaaaagtTTGAAAAAAACGGATTATAATATAGAAACCCAAAAATTCGCTTGCATAtacatcacttttatttttcaatatattttatGTAAGATAAACAAGGAAAGACATGCTTGTAGCTATTATGTAATAAGTTGTGTTCGGtatgaatgaaaatgttttctttaaaaaataattgaatttttaaatttattttcttatatttgatacgtaagtaaaaaaataatattctaaaaatatttgtatatcaTCAAGACAAATAATAGGGGAGGTTGAGGTGAGGGTATAGTGGGTTTTGGGTTGGGGATGAAGAAAGCACCATTTTAAATACCACTTGTGAAACatattttcaaaatcatttttctcacttttaataaattaattttctttaaaaaaaatatatttaattattttaaacaaaccgaacataaaaaaatttaaaatattttccacCGTACGGAATACACCCATGCATTCACGATAACAAAAGGTACCCCAATTTAGGCTTCCTAGATTTGTTGGAGTTCTATTTGGAAAAGAATTAGATGATTaccataattttaaaattcgaaTCATTTTGTAATTAAATTAGTCTCTTTAATTTTGTAATTTAGGAATTAAAAAATCTATCATTTTTTTATGCAATTAAGACCATTTATTTATGTTGCAAACGTAAAATTGGGAGGACGATCCTCCCAGTGAATTAACCGTACCGAAACAGACACGTTCTGGTCTGGGGAACGCCCGATCAGAAAAAGACAATTTGACTCCGTAAATTGTGGAAACACTATGTGCACGTTTCATAAATGTGatgtttttatatttaattttttaaatctcaTTTTAACATTGGTATTATGAATTTATAGTCATGAAAGTATCTACATGTTTAATGccacaattttaaaaaatatatattttcttctaaCTTCTAGCTAATCAAATAtcttcacataaattgagacgcaCCAAGTATCCAATAAGGATAAAGACTTCAAGTAGTTAACTTGTGCCtgccaatttttttatttttttttgaaatacaaTAGCACCTTCGATCCATCAACGTTATATATAATGTATGATTCGTCAAAAGTGACCAACGGTTAATTAAATGTGTGTTTTTAGTCTCTTTATGTAGGAAATACAATATGTGTAGAATTATATTATCTTCAATTATTAAGTAAGTCAATTACCATTTCAATCTCAACATTAAGCACGGGTAATTAAGTGATAAACTGTTATAGTAAATTTGTGAATATTCACAAATAAcggaaca
This DNA window, taken from Solanum dulcamara chromosome 3, daSolDulc1.2, whole genome shotgun sequence, encodes the following:
- the LOC129883237 gene encoding chalcone synthase 1B, producing the protein MVTVEEYRKAQRAEGPATVMAIGTSTPSNCVDQSTYPDYYFRITNSEHKIELKEKFKRMCDKSMIKKRYMHLTEEILKENPNMCAYMAPSLDARQDIVVVEVPKLGKEAAQKAIKEWGQPKSKITHLIFCTTSGVDMPGCDYQLAKLLGLRPSVKRFMMYQQGCFAGGTVLRLAKDLAENNKGARVLVVCSEITAVTFRGPSESHLDSLVGQALFGDGAAAIIMGSDPISGVEMPLFELVSAAQTLLPDSEGAIDGHLREVGLTFHLLKDVPGLISKNIEKSLLEAFQPLGISDWNSLFWIAHPGGPAILDQVELKLGLKPEKLRATREVLSNYGNMSSACVLFILDEMRKASTKQGLGTTGEGLEWGVLFGFGPGLTVETVVLHSVAT